The Bradyrhizobium oligotrophicum S58 genome contains the following window.
GACGCGCTGCGCATCGTCGACGAGAACGGTCTTGACCGCCGAGGTGCCGAGATCGATGCCAAGATACATGAGGGCTTGCTCGACGGTTCGCTGTTTCGCCTGCCGTCATCACTCTATCGTCTCGCGTGCAAAGGATTTCATCGGCGGTGAAAGCGACGGTCGGCGAAGTCCACGGTAACCGGTCGCCGCGTGAAGTCCAGATCTCACGTTGGGTGACGCATGCAGGTGCGGAGGCTGCCGCCTCGTGGCGGAAGCCTCCGATCACCCGTCGAACGATTCGATTACTGGGTTTGCCAGCGTTGCCGGCCGGAACCGTCGTCTTCCTTGATCAGATCGACCTTCGTGCCGTCCGGTGTGCAGCTCAGATAGATGCGGCCATTGTTGACCCCGCCGACCACCAGCACGTTGTGATAGTTGCAGATCGGGGATCCGCTCACGGCAACGAACCGCCAGCGCTGCCGGCCGCTGCCGTCGTCATGCGAGAACAAATCGACCTTCTCGCCGTCAGCCGTGCAGCTCAGGAATGTCTTGCCCGGATCCGTGCCGCCCTGCACCTTGATGTTGTACACCTCGGGAAAGCCGGAGACCGGCACGATGTACCAGCGCTGGCGGCCACTCCCGTCGTCGGTGCTGAACAGGTCGACCTTGCCACCGGATGTGCAGCTCAGCAGCGAGCGGTTCGAGGAAAGACCGCGAAGAACCTGAAAATTGTGAAAACTCTCTTCGGCCATGATGTGCTCCTTCAAATGAACGATTGAAACGCGACGAAGTTAGCGCCCGCAGGCGCTATGATCCGTGAAGCACTTCACAATTATACAATCCAAGGTAGTAAACTGGATTTGAAGCCGACCGCAACTTTTCGTTAACGCATTCTCTGGAGAGCGAACCGGCAATCCGCAAACTTTCCGTGTCGATTTCACTGATCGGGAGCGGTGGAGAGAGGCCGTTCCAGTCTTGCGATCACGGCTTCGTCTCTTCCGCCGTGCTGTTGCCGGCGCGTGCCCGCGTGATAACAGATGTGAACCGTCGCTGAGCGAATTGATCACGGGAGGAACTCATGCAACAGCCATCGCGGCTCGTCGAACACTACGCGCTGGTGACCGGCGCCGCGCAAGGCATCGGCAGGGCCATTGCGGTCCGTTTCGCCGAGGAAGGCGCGCATGTCGCGATCAATTTCGGCGGACCATCTCCGTCGGGGGACGAGACCTTGGCGCTGGTGCAGGCGGCGTCCGCCGCGCATGGCCATGAGCGGCGAGATCACTTCACGGTGAAGGCCGATATCGGCGTCGAGGCCGACATCGCCGACATGTTCAAAACGGTGCTGAAGCGCTGGCCGCGGCTCGACTGCCTCGTCAACAATGCCGGCTTCCAGCGGGAATCGCCGAGCGAGGCGCTCGACGTCGCGGCCTATCGCAGCATCCTCGAGGTCAACCTCAACGGAGCCGTGCTCTGCGCCCAGCATGCGCTCGCGCATTTCGTTGCGCGCGGCGGCGGCAACATCATCAATACGTCGAGCGTGCACCAGATCATCCCGAAGCCGGGCTATCTCGCTTACTCCATCAGCAAGAGCGCAATGGCGGGCCTCACCCGCACATTGGCGCTGGAGTTCGCCGGCCGCGGCATTCGCGTCAACTCGGTCGGCCCCGGCGCGGTCGATACGCCGATCAACGCGGCCTGGACCGACGATCCGGCCAAGCGCGCGGTGGTCGAATCTCACATTCCGATGGGGCGGGTTGCGAGCCCTGACGAGATCGCGGGCGTGTTCGCGTTTCTCGCATCATCCGAGGCGAGCTACATCACCGGGCAGACGATCTATGCGTGCGGCGGCATCACGCTGTTCGGCGAATTCCGTGACAGCTGGGCGAGCTAGCTGCACGATCGGGCTGCTGAAGAACCGGGGCCTTGCATCTTCATTGGCAAGCGAGCGATCGGCCCGCTATCCTCCGCCTCAATCATAGCGAAGGAGGAGCGGCCCATGCGGAGCATCAGGATCGGCGCCGGCGCCGGCTATTCCGGCGATCGGATCGAGCCCGCGATCGAGCTCGCCGAGAAGGGGAGCCTGAACTATCTCGTGTTCGAGTGCCTCGCCGAGCGCACCATCGCGCTGGCGCAGCAGGCCCGCATCAGGGATCCGCATTCCGGCTACGACCCGCTGCTGGCCGCGCGCATGCAGGCGGTGCTGCCGATCTGCCGCGCCAACAAGGTTCGCATCGTCACCAACATGGGCGCCGCCAATCCCGTGGCCGCGGCCGAAGCCACTGGTAGCATCGCGCGCAAGCTTGGACTGAATGGATTGAAGATCGCGGCGGTCACCGGCGACGACGTCTTGGAGCAGCTCAAGTCGGCGGACGCCGCGCTCGATACCGGCGCGACCGTCAAAGGCCTCGGCAACCGCATCGTCTCGGCCAATGCCTATGTCGGCGCGCGCGCGATCGCCGAGGCGCTGGCGGCGGGTGCCGATGTCGTGATCACGGGACGCGCCGCCGATCCGGCGCTGTTCCTTGGACCGCTGATCCATGAATTCGGCTGGGCGATGGATGATTGGGACCTCCTCGGGCAGGGCACCGCGGTCGGTCATCTCCTCGAATGCGCCGGCCAGATCACCGGCGGCTACTTTGCCGATCCCGGAGTCAAGGACGTGCCCGGTCTCGCCCGGCTCGGCTTCCCGATCGGCGAGGTGCGCGAGGATGGTCAGCTGATCGTCACCAAGGTCGCGGGCTCCGGCGGCTATGTCACGCCGGCGACCGTGAAGGAGCAGCTGCTCTACGAGATCCACGATCCCGCACAATATTTTCAGCCGGACGTGGTGGCGGATTTCTCGCAAATCACCGTCGAGGAGCTTGGCCCTGATCGGGTCAGAGTGGCCGGTGGTCGCGGCAAACCCAAGACGGGATTGTTGAAGACCTCGGTCGGCTATCTCGATTCCTATGTCGGCGAAGGCCAGATCTCCTATGCCGGTCCTGGCGCGGTTGCGCGCGGACGCCTGGCGCTCGATATCGTGCGCGAGCGGCTCGCCTCGACGGGCGTCGCGGCCACCGAGCTGCGCTGCGACCTGATCGGGCTCAACGCATTGCATGGCGACGCGCTGGCGCAAGGCGCCGAGCCTTATGAGGTGCGTGTTCGTGTC
Protein-coding sequences here:
- a CDS encoding SDR family oxidoreductase; translated protein: MQQPSRLVEHYALVTGAAQGIGRAIAVRFAEEGAHVAINFGGPSPSGDETLALVQAASAAHGHERRDHFTVKADIGVEADIADMFKTVLKRWPRLDCLVNNAGFQRESPSEALDVAAYRSILEVNLNGAVLCAQHALAHFVARGGGNIINTSSVHQIIPKPGYLAYSISKSAMAGLTRTLALEFAGRGIRVNSVGPGAVDTPINAAWTDDPAKRAVVESHIPMGRVASPDEIAGVFAFLASSEASYITGQTIYACGGITLFGEFRDSWAS
- a CDS encoding RICIN domain-containing protein, whose protein sequence is MAEESFHNFQVLRGLSSNRSLLSCTSGGKVDLFSTDDGSGRQRWYIVPVSGFPEVYNIKVQGGTDPGKTFLSCTADGEKVDLFSHDDGSGRQRWRFVAVSGSPICNYHNVLVVGGVNNGRIYLSCTPDGTKVDLIKEDDGSGRQRWQTQ
- a CDS encoding acyclic terpene utilization AtuA family protein, which translates into the protein MRSIRIGAGAGYSGDRIEPAIELAEKGSLNYLVFECLAERTIALAQQARIRDPHSGYDPLLAARMQAVLPICRANKVRIVTNMGAANPVAAAEATGSIARKLGLNGLKIAAVTGDDVLEQLKSADAALDTGATVKGLGNRIVSANAYVGARAIAEALAAGADVVITGRAADPALFLGPLIHEFGWAMDDWDLLGQGTAVGHLLECAGQITGGYFADPGVKDVPGLARLGFPIGEVREDGQLIVTKVAGSGGYVTPATVKEQLLYEIHDPAQYFQPDVVADFSQITVEELGPDRVRVAGGRGKPKTGLLKTSVGYLDSYVGEGQISYAGPGAVARGRLALDIVRERLASTGVAATELRCDLIGLNALHGDALAQGAEPYEVRVRVAGRTETMIEAIRIGNEVETLYTNGPAGGGGAWKSAREVIAVASCLVPEDAAQSCVGMLVA